AGTCTATTTCCATGATAAATGTGGTTGTCAACAGCAGCGCAAAGAAGATTGTTTGCAGAGGTCACTGCATGAATGTCTCCTGTAAAGTGAAGATTTATATCAATTGAGGGCAAAATCTGAGAAGCGCCGCCACCTGTTGCCCCACCTTTTAAACCCAAAAACGGTCCTAAGGAAGGTTCTCTTAAAGTAACGATAGATTTAAACCCCAGCCTGTTTATTGCCATAGAAAGACCAATCGCAGTTGTCGTCTTCCCCTCTCCAAAAGGTGTTGGGTTAATAGATGTCACTAAAATAACCTTGCCCTCTTGTAATTGTGCTTTTTTCTTAAGAATATCCAAACTTATCTTTGCCTTGTATTTTCCATAAAGCTCAATTTCATCTTCGTCAAGTCCTATTTTTTCTGCAATCTTGGATATGGGTTCGAGTACTTCTTCTACTTTTGAGATGCTCTTCATAAGCAAATCTCACCTTACCTTTTGATATGCTTTGTTTAAAAATCTCTCGCGATTTACAATAAACCTTTCGTGAAACCCTTCTCCAATCTTCTCAAAGCTGTCATACGCCTCAACTTTAAATGTGAGTTTTCTGTCTTCAATGGCAATCAGCTGGGCAACTGCTTTTACTTTCATTCCCTTTGGTGTTGGTGCTAAGTGCAAAACATCTACTTTGCTTCCAACTGTGGTATAACCTTCTTCTAAATAATTTTCGACACAAAGAAGTGCCGCATTTTCCATCAGCGCTATCATTGAAGGAGTTGCAAAGACATCCAAAAATCCGCTTTGAAAATGAGAAGCAAGCATGTTATCGCTCACTACTTCCTCAATTTTAAATTTAAGTCCAACTTGAAGTTCTGGTTTTTTCAATTTGAATGCGCCTCCTTTGAATGCTGCTGTGCATTTGGAATACTATTTAAAACATTCTTATATAGTGCACAATTTTGTTCACAATATACGCTTTAATAAATATATTACTTCTATTTTGTGGAATTGTCAATTATAATATGAAAAAGTTTGACTTGAAAATGCTGATAAGATGAATTATAATTGTTTTTGCAAAATGAAAAAGGCGGAGAGATGGCCGAGTGGTCGAAGGCACACGACTCGAAATCGTGCGTACCGCCAAAAGCGGTACCGTGGGTTCGAATCCCACTCTCTCCGCCATTTTCTATTTTTTGGGGCGTGCAATCTTCACTTCTCAAAATATATGCATTGGTAACAGAAAGATTGTCTAAGATTTGTGGTATAATAATATTTAAATATTCTATAGCCAAAAGTTCTACCT
The sequence above is drawn from the Caldicellulosiruptor bescii DSM 6725 genome and encodes:
- a CDS encoding thioesterase family protein → MKKPELQVGLKFKIEEVVSDNMLASHFQSGFLDVFATPSMIALMENAALLCVENYLEEGYTTVGSKVDVLHLAPTPKGMKVKAVAQLIAIEDRKLTFKVEAYDSFEKIGEGFHERFIVNRERFLNKAYQKVR